A DNA window from bacterium contains the following coding sequences:
- a CDS encoding DMT family transporter — protein sequence MHVWLPLAAMALVAWSLQRLLSKIALKTLTTAKFYLLSATISLFVYLPYLLFHPPAASELLPALGLACLMAVTFWVTTEAIRRGPLGVVSPVTALSPALTAALAIGLIGERPGWLAYAGIAIAPAGVALLSAPGGKTDVEKPGWMALAIASLVLQGLGAFVAKLVVTPAGPSALLLMGAGVQVLVGLALAPPWRWTLQELSGRPALYTVFAYSIAGIATIGYLSALASGPAAVVVPLVSTSPALAGILGVVLLKERLRRRQLAGLLVALVGAALLAGEG from the coding sequence ATGCATGTCTGGCTGCCGCTGGCCGCTATGGCGCTTGTCGCCTGGTCGCTGCAGCGGCTTTTGAGCAAGATCGCGCTCAAGACCCTGACGACGGCGAAGTTTTACTTGCTCAGCGCGACGATCTCGCTGTTCGTGTATCTACCCTACCTGCTGTTCCACCCGCCCGCCGCGAGCGAGCTGCTCCCCGCGCTGGGCCTCGCCTGTCTCATGGCGGTCACCTTCTGGGTGACGACCGAGGCCATCCGCCGTGGACCCCTGGGAGTCGTCTCCCCTGTCACCGCTCTGAGCCCGGCACTGACCGCCGCGCTCGCCATCGGACTGATCGGCGAGCGCCCCGGCTGGCTCGCCTACGCAGGGATCGCAATCGCGCCGGCCGGGGTCGCGCTGCTCAGCGCGCCCGGCGGCAAGACGGACGTGGAGAAGCCGGGATGGATGGCGCTGGCGATTGCATCGCTCGTGCTGCAGGGGCTGGGAGCCTTCGTCGCCAAGTTGGTCGTGACGCCCGCCGGTCCCTCCGCCTTGCTGCTGATGGGCGCCGGTGTGCAGGTGCTCGTCGGACTCGCACTGGCGCCTCCTTGGCGGTGGACGCTACAGGAGCTCAGCGGCCGGCCGGCCCTCTACACCGTGTTCGCGTACTCGATCGCCGGCATCGCTACGATCGGATACCTTTCAGCCTTGGCCTCAGGCCCGGCCGCCGTAGTCGTTCCGCTCGTTTCCACCAGCCCCGCCCTGGCCGGAATCCTCGGGGTGGTGCTGCTCAAGGAGAGGCTGAGGCGCCGGCAGCTCGCCGGCCTCCTTGTGGCGCTGGTCGGCGCCGCGCTGCTGGCCGGCGAAGGCTGA
- a CDS encoding class I SAM-dependent methyltransferase: MNEGVRMVEARELKACCAQLYSNDWVRTLAGESLHPGGLELTRRLGRLLGLGPGRALLDVACGYGSSALWLAGELDCEVTGVDYAQPSIATARREAAASAVPARARFLSADAEHLPLSDSSFDAVICECSFCTFPDKLAAAREIFRVLRPGGRFGLADLVRSGPLPAELVGLLGWVACIADARPVAEYRSTLEACGFVVELVEHHDTALATLVDGIRRRLVGAQLASTLGKLDLPGIDLAAATSLARGAARAIEDRRLGYALLLAAKPAPGWPGR; encoded by the coding sequence ATGAACGAGGGCGTTCGTATGGTCGAAGCCAGGGAGCTCAAGGCCTGCTGCGCGCAGCTGTACTCCAACGACTGGGTCCGGACCCTGGCCGGCGAATCGCTGCATCCTGGCGGCCTCGAGCTGACCCGGCGCCTGGGCCGTCTTCTCGGCCTCGGCCCGGGCCGGGCGCTGCTCGACGTGGCCTGCGGCTACGGCAGCTCGGCTTTATGGCTCGCCGGCGAACTCGACTGCGAGGTGACGGGCGTGGATTACGCGCAGCCGAGCATCGCCACGGCACGGCGTGAGGCCGCTGCAAGCGCGGTGCCGGCGCGGGCGCGCTTCCTGTCCGCGGATGCCGAGCATCTGCCGTTGTCCGACTCGTCGTTCGACGCCGTCATCTGTGAGTGCTCGTTCTGCACATTTCCCGACAAGCTCGCCGCCGCGCGGGAGATCTTCCGGGTGCTCCGTCCGGGCGGCAGGTTCGGCCTCGCCGACCTGGTCCGATCGGGGCCGCTACCGGCCGAGCTCGTGGGCCTGCTCGGCTGGGTGGCCTGCATCGCCGACGCTCGGCCGGTCGCTGAATACCGCTCGACGCTTGAGGCATGCGGTTTCGTGGTCGAGCTGGTCGAGCATCACGACACCGCGCTCGCCACCCTGGTTGACGGCATCCGCCGCCGGCTCGTCGGGGCTCAGCTCGCGTCGACTCTGGGCAAGCTGGATCTGCCTGGGATCGACCTGGCGGCCGCAACGTCGCTGGCCAGGGGCGCGGCACGGGCCATCGAAGACCGCCGCCTCGGCTACGCCCTGCTGTTGGCGGCCAAGCCGGCACCAGGTTGGCCCGGTCGATGA
- a CDS encoding Crp/Fnr family transcriptional regulator codes for MQPAPTGRTSTLVGMGDKLGFMRRLNLFEQMSEAEVEQISRELKMRHCRAHETVFEGTPDRVYLLKAGHVRLYRLSSEGEDVTTAMLEPGQLFGLSALFGGGNEDLSAEALDDIYVCEAGAPDFLAILARHPLLMAKVMMAMAKQMFRLERTIEGLAREPVDSRLARLVVDMLGAAERLPEGQLLPVLGREEMAKIAITTRESVSRTLSAWSKKGIVELRGRRILVRDPERLRRLIHISDD; via the coding sequence ATGCAGCCGGCACCGACAGGGAGGACCAGTACGCTGGTCGGCATGGGCGACAAGCTCGGCTTCATGCGGCGGCTCAACCTCTTCGAACAGATGAGCGAGGCCGAAGTCGAGCAGATCTCACGAGAGCTGAAGATGCGTCACTGCCGCGCCCACGAGACGGTCTTCGAAGGTACCCCCGACCGCGTCTACCTGCTGAAGGCCGGTCACGTCCGCCTCTACCGCCTTTCGTCGGAGGGAGAGGACGTCACGACGGCCATGCTCGAGCCCGGTCAGCTGTTCGGGCTGAGCGCTCTGTTCGGCGGCGGCAACGAGGATCTGAGCGCCGAGGCGCTCGACGATATCTATGTCTGTGAGGCGGGCGCCCCGGACTTCCTGGCCATCCTCGCTCGCCATCCTTTGTTGATGGCCAAGGTGATGATGGCCATGGCCAAGCAGATGTTCCGTCTCGAGCGGACCATCGAGGGCCTGGCCCGAGAGCCGGTCGACAGCCGGCTCGCCCGCCTCGTCGTGGACATGCTGGGCGCCGCCGAGAGGTTGCCGGAGGGCCAGCTGTTGCCGGTCCTGGGCCGCGAGGAGATGGCGAAGATCGCCATCACGACCAGAGAATCGGTCTCCAGAACCCTTTCCGCCTGGTCGAAAAAGGGCATTGTCGAGCTGCGCGGGCGCCGCATCCTGGTCCGCGATCCTGAGCGCCTTCGCCGGCTGATTCACATCTCCGATGATTGA
- a CDS encoding redoxin domain-containing protein, whose product MRRAGKRSDVDEAIDFELSDQDGKSWHLADHLARGPVLLVFYRGDW is encoded by the coding sequence ATCCGGCGAGCGGGAAAAAGGAGTGACGTGGACGAGGCAATCGACTTCGAGCTATCCGACCAAGACGGCAAGAGTTGGCACCTCGCCGATCACCTTGCCCGTGGACCCGTCCTGCTCGTCTTCTACCGCGGTGATTGGTGA
- a CDS encoding DUF427 domain-containing protein, with amino-acid sequence MAFLSRLISPRSQPPAARLYRATWNGAVLAESADTVVVEGNHYFPRADVRAENLRPSTTHTTCHWKGVASYHDVVVGDRVNRDAAWYYPKPSAAADRIKDRVAFWHGVTIEPVAG; translated from the coding sequence ATGGCATTCCTGAGCCGGCTCATCTCTCCAAGGTCCCAGCCGCCGGCGGCGAGGCTTTATCGCGCCACCTGGAATGGCGCGGTCCTGGCCGAGAGCGCCGATACGGTTGTCGTCGAGGGCAATCACTACTTCCCGCGCGCTGACGTGCGCGCTGAGAATCTTCGACCGAGCACGACCCACACGACCTGCCACTGGAAGGGTGTCGCTAGCTATCACGACGTCGTCGTGGGCGACAGGGTCAATCGAGACGCTGCGTGGTACTACCCCAAACCCAGCGCGGCCGCCGATCGGATCAAGGACCGAGTTGCGTTCTGGCACGGCGTCACAATCGAGCCGGTCGCGGGATAA
- a CDS encoding redoxin domain-containing protein — protein MASYARTWDRFVNEGVSLAGISVDPVENNRAMVDKLLLPFPLLSDPEGRVIKAWGVWTDGEGGIARPSIFAVRSDGRVAWRYVGNDYADRPADDELLDSVRGGD, from the coding sequence TTGGCCTCGTACGCAAGAACCTGGGACCGCTTCGTCAATGAGGGCGTGAGCCTCGCCGGCATCTCGGTCGATCCGGTCGAGAACAACCGCGCGATGGTCGACAAGCTGCTGTTGCCGTTTCCGCTGCTCAGTGATCCCGAGGGTCGCGTGATCAAGGCATGGGGCGTGTGGACCGATGGCGAGGGCGGCATCGCCAGGCCGTCGATCTTTGCAGTCCGAAGTGACGGCCGCGTGGCGTGGAGATACGTCGGCAACGATTACGCCGACCGGCCGGCTGACGACGAGTTGCTCGATTCCGTTCGCGGAGGTGACTGA
- a CDS encoding radical SAM protein produces the protein MADVVVSGVKKDADHVFLELTRSICPTCRRVIDAQVLLRSGKVFMRKRCPEHGTFEALVYGDSDAYVRLARFNKPGTIPLAFNAEVREGCPHDCGLCPEHQQHTCLGIIEVNSACNMSCPLCFANAGHGFNLTLAEVEEILDNLVRTEGAPEVVQFSGGEPSIHPQIVEMLRAAKERPIRNVMLNTNGKRIARDDRFLAELAEIRPAIYFQFDGFEERTYEALRGEAGILPEKLRALDRLAEARCPVVLVPAVERGVNEHEVGRIVEFAIAHPAVFGVNFQPAFHAGRHLDHDPNCRLTIPDILRGLEEQTKGLFKISDFVPVPCCFPTCNSVTYAVVEGDKVTPITRLLDVDDYLDYIANRVLPDEQAIRQALEGLWSSSAVPGGDRAAQNFATACAACGLPGAGWEDVRERMFMVMLQDFMDPWTFNQKNVMKCCKEILLPGGHQIPFCAYNNVGYREQARAQLAERERGRRQAARRGMAFEPAPIRFDFSSERST, from the coding sequence ATGGCCGACGTGGTCGTCTCGGGGGTGAAGAAGGACGCCGACCACGTCTTCTTGGAGCTCACACGAAGCATCTGTCCCACCTGCCGGAGGGTCATCGATGCCCAGGTGCTGCTGCGCTCCGGAAAAGTCTTCATGCGCAAGCGCTGCCCCGAGCATGGGACCTTCGAGGCGCTCGTCTACGGCGACTCGGATGCTTATGTCCGGCTCGCGCGCTTCAACAAACCGGGGACCATCCCCCTGGCCTTCAACGCCGAGGTCCGCGAAGGCTGCCCGCACGACTGCGGCCTCTGTCCGGAGCATCAGCAGCACACCTGCCTCGGCATCATCGAGGTCAACAGCGCCTGCAACATGAGCTGCCCGCTGTGCTTCGCCAACGCCGGGCACGGTTTCAACCTGACGCTCGCCGAGGTGGAGGAGATCCTCGACAACCTCGTGCGGACCGAGGGCGCCCCCGAGGTGGTGCAGTTCTCGGGCGGCGAACCAAGCATCCATCCCCAGATCGTGGAGATGCTGCGCGCGGCCAAGGAGCGGCCCATCCGGAATGTCATGCTGAACACCAACGGCAAGCGGATCGCCCGCGACGACCGCTTCCTGGCCGAGCTGGCCGAGATCAGGCCGGCGATCTACTTCCAGTTCGACGGCTTCGAAGAGCGGACCTATGAGGCGCTGCGCGGGGAAGCCGGCATCCTGCCCGAGAAACTGAGAGCGCTCGACCGCCTGGCCGAAGCCCGCTGTCCGGTCGTGCTCGTCCCGGCGGTCGAGCGGGGGGTGAACGAACACGAGGTCGGCCGGATCGTCGAATTCGCCATCGCCCACCCGGCGGTCTTCGGCGTCAACTTCCAGCCCGCCTTCCATGCGGGACGCCACCTCGACCACGACCCCAATTGCCGCCTCACCATCCCGGACATCCTGCGGGGCCTGGAGGAGCAGACCAAAGGTCTCTTCAAGATCTCGGATTTCGTGCCGGTGCCCTGCTGTTTTCCGACCTGCAACTCGGTCACCTACGCCGTGGTCGAGGGCGACAAGGTGACTCCCATCACCCGCCTGCTCGACGTGGACGACTACCTCGACTACATCGCCAACCGGGTCCTTCCCGACGAGCAGGCGATCCGCCAGGCTCTGGAGGGACTCTGGAGCAGCTCCGCCGTTCCTGGCGGGGACAGGGCCGCCCAGAATTTCGCCACCGCCTGCGCGGCCTGCGGCCTGCCCGGCGCCGGCTGGGAGGATGTCCGGGAGCGGATGTTCATGGTCATGCTCCAGGACTTCATGGACCCCTGGACCTTCAACCAGAAGAACGTGATGAAGTGCTGCAAGGAGATCCTGCTCCCCGGCGGCCATCAGATCCCCTTCTGCGCCTACAACAACGTCGGCTACCGCGAGCAGGCGCGCGCCCAGCTGGCGGAGCGCGAGCGTGGGAGGCGGCAAGCAGCCCGCCGCGGGATGGCTTTCGAGCCGGCGCCGATCAGGTTCGACTTCAGTTCGGAGCGGTCCACATGA
- a CDS encoding FAD-dependent oxidoreductase: protein MADIKVYGAPWCPDCKRSKRFLAEHRVPYQWIDIDDDAEGLRWVEELQNGGRTIPTIVFPDGGHLLEPSDEELARKLGLKLEADREFYDLAIVGGGPAGLAAAIYAAREGIDAVIIDRSALGGQAGVTERIENYPGFPEGIGGAELADRFVAQARRYGIELVAAVGVEGIAPEEGDVLLRLSNGQQVCAHAALLATGSSYRKLGVPGEEGLIGAGVHFCATCDGPFYKGAEELLVVGGGNSGLEEGLFLSQFAKRIRIVEFAPELKASKLLQDKVRSHPRFTVHTNTQVVELKGEPKLKEVVARDRATGAEHHWNPAAAFVFIGLDPNTGFLEGAVELDRWGFVVTQEHRTSMTGVFSAGDVRAGSTKQLGAAVGEGIAALLDIRQYLQEHHHVIPHTVNA, encoded by the coding sequence ATGGCGGACATCAAGGTGTATGGGGCGCCGTGGTGCCCCGACTGCAAGCGCTCCAAGAGATTCCTCGCCGAGCACCGGGTGCCCTACCAGTGGATCGACATCGATGACGACGCCGAAGGTCTGCGTTGGGTCGAGGAACTGCAGAACGGCGGCCGCACCATTCCCACGATCGTGTTCCCGGACGGCGGCCATCTGCTCGAGCCCTCAGACGAGGAGCTTGCGCGCAAGCTCGGGCTGAAGCTCGAGGCCGACCGCGAGTTCTACGACCTCGCCATCGTCGGCGGTGGTCCAGCCGGCCTGGCAGCGGCCATTTACGCCGCCCGCGAGGGCATCGACGCCGTCATCATCGACCGCAGCGCGCTGGGCGGGCAGGCCGGCGTGACCGAGCGCATCGAGAACTACCCCGGATTCCCGGAGGGAATCGGAGGCGCGGAGCTGGCGGACCGGTTCGTCGCGCAGGCGCGACGCTATGGGATCGAGCTCGTGGCGGCGGTGGGCGTGGAGGGGATCGCCCCGGAGGAAGGCGATGTGCTGCTTCGGCTGAGCAACGGCCAGCAGGTCTGCGCACATGCGGCTCTGCTCGCCACCGGATCCTCGTATCGCAAGCTGGGCGTCCCCGGGGAGGAAGGCCTGATCGGCGCCGGCGTCCATTTCTGCGCCACGTGCGACGGCCCTTTCTACAAAGGCGCGGAGGAGCTGCTCGTGGTCGGCGGCGGCAACTCGGGGCTGGAGGAGGGGTTGTTCCTCAGCCAGTTCGCCAAGCGGATCCGCATCGTCGAATTCGCCCCCGAGCTGAAGGCCTCCAAGCTGCTGCAAGACAAGGTGCGGTCGCATCCGCGGTTTACGGTCCACACCAACACGCAGGTGGTCGAGCTCAAGGGCGAACCCAAGTTGAAAGAGGTGGTGGCGCGTGATCGCGCCACCGGAGCCGAACACCACTGGAATCCGGCGGCCGCCTTTGTGTTCATCGGGCTCGATCCCAACACCGGCTTCCTCGAAGGCGCGGTGGAGCTCGACCGTTGGGGTTTCGTGGTCACCCAGGAGCACCGCACGTCGATGACAGGCGTCTTCAGTGCCGGGGACGTGAGAGCCGGCTCAACCAAACAGCTGGGCGCCGCCGTCGGTGAGGGCATCGCCGCTCTGCTCGACATTCGCCAGTACCTGCAGGAACACCATCACGTCATCCCGCACACGGTCAACGCGTAG
- a CDS encoding CDP-alcohol phosphatidyltransferase family protein, with the protein MPWLATRKAIVRPDAGRQFVDDVLGELAAHRFGPLAWVRFFGRSLVRSAGQIRIRPAAAIEVTALHLLAGAGGSRRWALASWWLCITHLGLLGERSSLGWPNRLTLLRALLPALRPDSRWTSLVALATDLADGRIARQGSESAFGAFADPIADGAFWCWLALRWESNRWLRWAPITLFAVSAAGISAAYFGRGRAIDYPRPIAVRYASAAAQILLTLRTLRSAGS; encoded by the coding sequence ATGCCGTGGCTCGCCACGCGCAAGGCCATCGTGCGACCCGATGCCGGTCGCCAGTTCGTGGACGATGTCCTCGGCGAGCTGGCCGCCCACAGGTTTGGCCCTCTCGCGTGGGTCCGCTTCTTCGGCCGCAGCCTCGTCCGTTCGGCCGGTCAGATTCGGATCCGGCCGGCCGCCGCGATCGAGGTGACCGCTCTTCATCTGCTCGCGGGTGCCGGCGGCAGCCGGCGGTGGGCGCTGGCGTCCTGGTGGCTGTGCATCACTCACCTCGGCCTACTCGGCGAGCGTTCCTCTTTGGGGTGGCCGAATCGACTGACCCTGCTCCGAGCCCTGCTACCCGCGCTCCGGCCGGATTCTCGCTGGACGTCGCTGGTCGCTTTGGCGACCGACCTCGCTGACGGCCGCATTGCCCGACAGGGGAGCGAGTCCGCGTTCGGGGCCTTCGCCGATCCGATCGCCGATGGTGCCTTCTGGTGCTGGTTGGCGTTGCGCTGGGAGTCGAACCGATGGCTGCGCTGGGCGCCGATCACTCTGTTCGCGGTGTCCGCGGCGGGAATTTCGGCCGCGTATTTCGGGCGCGGCCGCGCCATCGACTACCCCAGACCGATCGCAGTTCGCTACGCGTCGGCCGCGGCCCAGATCCTGCTCACGCTCCGCACGCTGCGTTCAGCCGGCTCGTGA